The following are from one region of the Corylus avellana chromosome ca1, CavTom2PMs-1.0 genome:
- the LOC132167123 gene encoding probable carboxylesterase 5 — translation MASGTNEITHDFPPFFKAYKDGRIERYMSHDHVPAGLDPHTGIQSEDVVISPETGLSARIFIPRINGSDHQKLPLLVHYHGGGFCVGSPFDSISHKFLTSLISQANIIVVSVDYRLAPEHPLPIAYDDSWAALQWIATHSDKQGPEPWLTEYVDFGRVFLAGESAGANIAHHVAVRAGATGLSSLKIVGVLMVHPFFGGKETDEMYKFLSSTSTGRDDDPKLNPEVDPDLSRIGCAKVLVCVAEKDWLKDRGVAYQGSLGKSGWGGGVELVETKGEDHCFHLFNAESENATSLMKKFVDFINVGE, via the coding sequence ATGGCTTCAGGCACCAATGAAATAACCCATGATTTCCCGCCATTCTTCAAAGCCTACAAAGATGGTCGCATAGAGAGGTACATGTCTCACGACCACGTCCCCGCCGGCCTAGACCCACACACCGGCATTCAATCCGAAGACGTTGTCATATCGCCCGAAACCGGTCTGTCGGCCCGAATCTTCATTCCCAGAATCAACGGCTCCGATCATCAGAAGCTGCCGCTTCTCGTTCACTACCACGGTGGAGGCTTCTGCGTTGGATCACCCTTCGATTCGATTTCTCATAAATTTCTCACCTCTCTGATTTCCCAGGCCAATATAATAGTCGTTTCCGTTGACTACAGGCTAGCCCCAGAGCACCCACTTCCGATTGCATATGATGACTCCTGGGCCGCGCTGCAGTGGATCGCTACTCATTCTGACAAGCAAGGACCCGAGCCGTGGCTGACCGAGTATGTGGATTTCGGGCGGGTTTTCTTGGCAGGTGAGAGCGCTGGGGCCAACATAGCCCACCACGTGGCAGTCCGAGCTGGTGCCACCGGATTGTCTAGCTTGAAGATTGTCGGGGTACTCATGGTGCACCCATTCTTCGGAGGCAAAGAGACTGACGAAATGTACAAGTTTTTATCTTCCACAAGTACCGGGCGTGATGATGACCCGAAACTTAACCCGGAAGTTGATCCGGATTTGTCAAGGATAGGGTGTGCTAAGGTCCTTGTGTGCGTGGCAGAGAAAGATTGGCTGAAAGACAGAGGCGTAGCTTACCAAGGGAGTTTGGGAAAGAGTGGTTGGGGTGGTGGCGTGGAACTAGTGGAAACAAAAGGAGAGGACCATTGCTTTCACTTGTTCAACGCAGAGAGTGAAAATGCCACGTCATTGATGAAAAAGTTTGTTGATTTTATTAATGTAGGTGAGTAG
- the LOC132188496 gene encoding uncharacterized protein LOC132188496 isoform X1, whose translation MADDLCSFTKDIFVIKVPKKSPLALRMIVLVFAMVCGVYICSICVKQISTHSKAGFLNIPVTQKACPEPYIEPWEIPYVHYPKPKTYSRDGCACNPVRYFAILSMQRSGSGWFETLLNNHTNISSNGEIFSVKVRRSNISTIVETLDKIYNLDWLSSASKNECTAAVGLKWMLNQGLMQHHTEIIDYFNSRGVSVIFLFRRNLLRRMISVLANLYDRDAKLLNGTHKSHVHSPHEAEILAKYKPILNATLLIPNLKQVEETTAKALEYFKSTRHIILYYEDIVKNRTMLIDVQDFLKVPHRELKSRQVKIHKGSLSNQIGNWDDVEKMVKGTHYESFLHADY comes from the exons ATGGCCGACGATCTCTGTTCCTTCACCAAG gatatttttgtcataaaGGTACCCAAGAAATCTCCATTGGCGTTGAGGATGATTGTCTTGGTCTTTGCGATGGTCTGTGGCGTGTATATATGCTCAATTTGTGTGAAGCAAATTAGCACACACAGCAAGGCCGGATTTCTGAATATCCCAGTGACCCAAAAGGCCTGTCCAGAACCATATATTGAACCATGGGAAATTCCTTATGTGCActaccctaaacctaaaacttatAGCAG GGATGGATGTGCATGTAATCCCGTGCGGTATTTTGCCATTTTGTCTATGCAGAGATCTGGGAGTGGATGGTTTGAGACATTGTTAAACAATCACACTAACATAAGCTCTAATGGAGAGATTTTCTCTGTTAAAGTTAGGAGAAGTAATATCTCAACAATCGTTGAGACTTTGGACAAAATTTATAATCTCGACTGGCTCAGTAGTGCCTCAAAGAATGAGTGTACAGCTGCAGTTGGCTTAAAGTGGATGCTTAATCAG GGTCTGATGCAACATCATACAGAAATAATAGATTACTTTAATAGTCGGGGAGTTTCGGTTATATTTCTCTTCCGAAGGAATCTTCTGCGTAGGATGATTTCAGTGCTTGCGAATTTATATGATCGAGATGCTAAGCTATTAAACGGAACACACAAGTCTCATGTGCATTCACCCCACGAg GCAGAGATACTTGCAAAGTACAAGCCTATACTCAATGCAACACTGCTGATACCCAATCTGAAGCAAGTGGAAGAGACGACTGCGAAAGCTTTGGAGTACTTCAAGAGCACCCGGCACATCATTCTGTACTATGAGGACATAGTTAAAAACCGCACT ATGCTAATAGATGTTCAAGATTTCCTGAAGGTTCCTCATAGGGAACTAAAGAGTCGTCAGGTGAAGATACACAAAGGTTCTCTATCTAATCAGATAGGGAACTGGGATGATGTCGAAAAGATGGTCAAGGGAACTCATTATGAAAGTTTCCTCCATGCAGATTATTGA
- the LOC132188496 gene encoding uncharacterized protein LOC132188496 isoform X3: MADDLCSFTKDIFVIKVPKKSPLALRMIVLVFAMVCGVYICSICVKQISTHSKAGFLNIPVTQKACPEPYIEPWEIPYVHYPKPKTYSRDGCACNPVRYFAILSMQRSGSGWFETLLNNHTNISSNGEIFSVKVRRSNISTIVETLDKIYNLDWLSSASKNECTAAVGLKWMLNQGLMQHHTEIIDYFNSRGVSVIFLFRRNLLRRMISVLANLYDRDAKLLNGTHKSHVHSPHEAEILAKYKPILNATLLIPNLKQVEETTAKALEYFKSTRHIILYYEDIVKNRTFYVFADANRCSRFPEGSS; the protein is encoded by the exons ATGGCCGACGATCTCTGTTCCTTCACCAAG gatatttttgtcataaaGGTACCCAAGAAATCTCCATTGGCGTTGAGGATGATTGTCTTGGTCTTTGCGATGGTCTGTGGCGTGTATATATGCTCAATTTGTGTGAAGCAAATTAGCACACACAGCAAGGCCGGATTTCTGAATATCCCAGTGACCCAAAAGGCCTGTCCAGAACCATATATTGAACCATGGGAAATTCCTTATGTGCActaccctaaacctaaaacttatAGCAG GGATGGATGTGCATGTAATCCCGTGCGGTATTTTGCCATTTTGTCTATGCAGAGATCTGGGAGTGGATGGTTTGAGACATTGTTAAACAATCACACTAACATAAGCTCTAATGGAGAGATTTTCTCTGTTAAAGTTAGGAGAAGTAATATCTCAACAATCGTTGAGACTTTGGACAAAATTTATAATCTCGACTGGCTCAGTAGTGCCTCAAAGAATGAGTGTACAGCTGCAGTTGGCTTAAAGTGGATGCTTAATCAG GGTCTGATGCAACATCATACAGAAATAATAGATTACTTTAATAGTCGGGGAGTTTCGGTTATATTTCTCTTCCGAAGGAATCTTCTGCGTAGGATGATTTCAGTGCTTGCGAATTTATATGATCGAGATGCTAAGCTATTAAACGGAACACACAAGTCTCATGTGCATTCACCCCACGAg GCAGAGATACTTGCAAAGTACAAGCCTATACTCAATGCAACACTGCTGATACCCAATCTGAAGCAAGTGGAAGAGACGACTGCGAAAGCTTTGGAGTACTTCAAGAGCACCCGGCACATCATTCTGTACTATGAGGACATAGTTAAAAACCGCACT TTTTATGTGTTTGCAGATGCTAATAGATGTTCAAGATTTCCTGAAGGTTCCTCATAG
- the LOC132188496 gene encoding uncharacterized protein LOC132188496 isoform X2: protein MADDLCSFTKVPKKSPLALRMIVLVFAMVCGVYICSICVKQISTHSKAGFLNIPVTQKACPEPYIEPWEIPYVHYPKPKTYSRDGCACNPVRYFAILSMQRSGSGWFETLLNNHTNISSNGEIFSVKVRRSNISTIVETLDKIYNLDWLSSASKNECTAAVGLKWMLNQGLMQHHTEIIDYFNSRGVSVIFLFRRNLLRRMISVLANLYDRDAKLLNGTHKSHVHSPHEAEILAKYKPILNATLLIPNLKQVEETTAKALEYFKSTRHIILYYEDIVKNRTMLIDVQDFLKVPHRELKSRQVKIHKGSLSNQIGNWDDVEKMVKGTHYESFLHADY from the exons ATGGCCGACGATCTCTGTTCCTTCACCAAG GTACCCAAGAAATCTCCATTGGCGTTGAGGATGATTGTCTTGGTCTTTGCGATGGTCTGTGGCGTGTATATATGCTCAATTTGTGTGAAGCAAATTAGCACACACAGCAAGGCCGGATTTCTGAATATCCCAGTGACCCAAAAGGCCTGTCCAGAACCATATATTGAACCATGGGAAATTCCTTATGTGCActaccctaaacctaaaacttatAGCAG GGATGGATGTGCATGTAATCCCGTGCGGTATTTTGCCATTTTGTCTATGCAGAGATCTGGGAGTGGATGGTTTGAGACATTGTTAAACAATCACACTAACATAAGCTCTAATGGAGAGATTTTCTCTGTTAAAGTTAGGAGAAGTAATATCTCAACAATCGTTGAGACTTTGGACAAAATTTATAATCTCGACTGGCTCAGTAGTGCCTCAAAGAATGAGTGTACAGCTGCAGTTGGCTTAAAGTGGATGCTTAATCAG GGTCTGATGCAACATCATACAGAAATAATAGATTACTTTAATAGTCGGGGAGTTTCGGTTATATTTCTCTTCCGAAGGAATCTTCTGCGTAGGATGATTTCAGTGCTTGCGAATTTATATGATCGAGATGCTAAGCTATTAAACGGAACACACAAGTCTCATGTGCATTCACCCCACGAg GCAGAGATACTTGCAAAGTACAAGCCTATACTCAATGCAACACTGCTGATACCCAATCTGAAGCAAGTGGAAGAGACGACTGCGAAAGCTTTGGAGTACTTCAAGAGCACCCGGCACATCATTCTGTACTATGAGGACATAGTTAAAAACCGCACT ATGCTAATAGATGTTCAAGATTTCCTGAAGGTTCCTCATAGGGAACTAAAGAGTCGTCAGGTGAAGATACACAAAGGTTCTCTATCTAATCAGATAGGGAACTGGGATGATGTCGAAAAGATGGTCAAGGGAACTCATTATGAAAGTTTCCTCCATGCAGATTATTGA